In Hermetia illucens chromosome 1, iHerIll2.2.curated.20191125, whole genome shotgun sequence, one genomic interval encodes:
- the LOC119646890 gene encoding carbonic anhydrase 2-like: MKFSTVILLLSVSICQVYGGHRFGYSRAEQRMWSRTHQGCSGKYQSPIAISSGKAIPLTMPALEMVGYHNLLPGPILMHNNGHSVSLSIPKHTKEEVEGGAFMPYIFGGKLKNEYEFEGLHFHWGDKNNRGSEHVLNDIRFPMEMHIIHRNKKYANVSEALEHPDGLTVLAFFYQLIENDGSELQNLVRNLPHIREYNQSELMNTTFSLSSLLGNLDTERFYTYKGSLTTPPCSEAVTWILFPDTLTVSVSQMSKFRHLSNGVEGSVLVDNYRALQPLNNRHIFVRKVNIKSTPLEGLNKEISYIKWDWLY, encoded by the exons TATATGGCGGTCATCGATTCGGTTATTCACGGGCTGAACAGCGGATGTGGTCGAGAACGCATCAAGGATGCTCGGGAAAATATCAATCGCCAATAGCAATAAGCTCCGGCAAG GCAATTCCATTAACAATGCCCGCTCTGGAAATGGTGGGTTATCATAATTTACTACCCGGACCGATTTTAATGCACAATAATGGACATTCTG TATCATTGAGTATCCCGAAGCATACCAAGGAAGAAGTCGAGGGTGGTGCATTTATGCCATACATTTTCGGTGGAAAACTAAAGAATGAGTACGAATTCGAAGGGCTGCATTTCCACTGGGGCGATAAGAATAATCGAGGCTCGGAACATGTATTGAACGATATTCGATTTCCTATGGAAATGCATATTATTCATCGCAAcaaaaaatatgcaaatgtGTCTGAAGCCTTGGAGCATCCAGACGGATTGACTGTGTTGGCTTTCTTTTATCAG CTTATTGAAAATGATGGTTCTGAACTACAAAACCTTGTCCGTAACCTTCCACATATTCGTGAATACAATCAATCAgagttgatgaatacaacattCTCACTGTCTTCACTCCTTGGCAACTTAGATACGGAACGATTCTATACATACAAAGGATCATTGACAACTCCACCGTGTTCTGAAGCTGTTACTTGGATCTTGTTCCCTGATACACTCACAGTATCTGTATCTCAA ATGTCCAAATTCCGCCATCTTTCGAATGGAGTAGAAGGATCTGTGTTAGTTGACAATTATCGAGCACTTCAGCCGTTGAATAACCGTCACATCTTCGTTCGTAAAGTTAATATAAAAAGTACTCCTTTAGAGGGTCTAAATAAAGAGATCAGCTATATAAAATGGGACTGGCTATATTAG
- the LOC119648920 gene encoding titin homolog: MKKQLGPSWNRQWSPHALLTLAVIIISSCISICNAAPLHESTDLEQYSGTCYYNYNHYNEGDRILTNEPCLNCTCHNQMLMCYLRVCPFTKPIGHDCVVEKREDQCCPIITCPDVPVELVDHKSDSKNEIGFAEKYGCYIENKFYPEGAQVPSNPHKPCELCYCIRNRTSCLMQECTLHVDGCQPIYNRGVCCPVRYDCEHDSIISGGPYLEDSHTTVRPTEGFILTTLPSIKDSSSCVYNDETFADGALIPDTKPCEHCYCMKGDIVCAVQECAIPIEHPNGKNCTYLPPPAGECCPQSYICQDDDIIHNILDEKHDLESSHVDGAITTVASLGAQEEGGEETGTTESSGDLHHKLHETVSEEDVQLQEHIDDIIQTSTVKSSEPEANQEGAEGTTISSTGNIKFAQEATTQLPESQTHHEEEGEPIHEAEHPLDIIDSTQRPVEDLATEQPIKSEQGIEQELTPTTDSLESTYLTPNEIVPIIIPGEGDCLYNNVTYKNNTEVPSVTKCDEHCICLSSIIKCRKVECVVALGANCRVVESSDPDACCPTYECEQDEPTKDHATEQAIDEEKPATTVSSLSLEQEESATVGGEDSEKKDHIEGELAPGESAQPGESQSEHELSEPLPTKIVPSETVGAQDQVEVEEQHAESGQALEGGLITDHTESNLQGADEQTPITHIQEQESTDSPAILSPQIPEGEQEQGLPQGAGSDEKEESAHPDHTEASEQLHPEQPAEGHEENANLEPESAQPTDSPQTESAHLPTIGVESEAKPESHTESSESIIDQEPEKDISQSPITEISPETPETYSEDLGLQQPTTGKPPLIHYPIPGEQDAEKEHGTTEKIVEQEIEQAGQEQSTEGQIAGSQEADLDRKHVRPEDIPETTDSAPSPALESMSHVTTVSPAGSDKPLEEHATDDKLSGEELLPQTPSVEKDQAGAIPSESPEQLAGQEEPQEQGGQDQRLEGSGDEQIHPDIAQIPEEAKPEQPDSDKELTTDELMSAVLDILKATDAPLEEQPLTTEKILEKPAEELDASLAPETEESKPAAPELPIDEQTHKPIDQSLEEKPQESAEKEPLPAEGQEEPKPEIAEPSIDKEQASMQGELPSETPAPSIEEAAHSTETSVDKQDQELEQQEPEKPLEHGQVPEDINIHHPSDDKDHVFSMMVDNFEEKTTAQPEIAVGQPAEEQLAEGQSTESQLSEGELVESQPAESLPVESHPAEGQSAESLPEASQPAGSLPSESQPTETQPGEGQLAESQPAEGQSVESLPAAGQTDETLPSEGQSTESLPADGQSTERLPAGDHPAESQPAEGQSAESLPTEGQPAESQPAVDQSTDSLAAGGQPTESQPAESEGVQIPEAEPTIPSETINQIIEDAEHQTELPVKHTEIVGTIKPEGESSTQPGQSAEQPDKTGEHPSDDERKEDIASDLTTTSSILAGADKQGETLETATEIQGEHPGPSEAVHTGEPSESAESGTPSPVIPEKEDEHLGSDINITEGSVSADDKQEGLIEQTEATIKIDEQKEQLPEEHIATDRTPIEQAQEENLPTEHVPEEHTIATGDQTLEAQTPASEQPAPAIEEHSPALEEHVPALEEHTPASEEHAPAIEDQTPAPVEHEPALEEHTPVTEEHAPTIEEHTPASEEHAPALEEHTPVPEEHAPALEEHTPASEELVPALEEHTPASQEEPLKEIDSVPTSQPIPEENVNAIDGSLPEEHAAAPEQEIPEEQTSAPAVQIAEEHTTSSQEAHPEGPVSIPADSLPESPEELVPQSHVTESPEELTPEAHVTDGQLLEGVTSSPAPAASLPDETKQEAPESHPEPGQLPESQTEAGHLPESHTELEHLPESHTESEQLPESQTETGHLPETHLGAEPESHTESEQVPQSPEEAVHLPESHLESEHLPEGHTEYEHLPESQTELEHLPESHTESEHLPQSHTESAHLPESHPELEQLPESHTESAEAPEGHVELGSLPEGHPEEEHLPESQTELAHLPESHTESEQLPETHAEDAASQGSLPESGSELDDTLKGEISESTTLSSSTAEEAAKPALIDEDLNKIKQPAIGQESGLGESTTVQSVADEKISTEQAILEEAHPVAQESDESAKPEEEADQHHIKDHLATEQAPTIKPDVEEHKTESSLAIEEATHKDISTDGLSQTTEAYESLNKTEHHGAIDAAAPEHPQEQESITHEPQTTHSSHPHHPHKPHYPTSGETHDGFDHGSHPAHGHPGSGHFGVPGTDSQPTEPDFGPLPGHYPSFGGDEDYTEEEDPSAFGPGTCRYGGKLFVSAQQIPRDDPCDFCFCFRSDIICLQQSCPPPISGCHEEPISGFCCPRYECPVLMGGVLNLTTTTTTTTTVPPLAQHRPSELIKRTGCYIGGQSYKVGEAIDSASGPCIQCSCGGDGQMKCEPKVCTPEPMLRQMIAVVASRRR; this comes from the exons GCACTTGTTACTACAATTACAACCATTACAACGAAGGTGACAGAATTCTAACAAACGAGCCATGTCTCAACTGTACATGCCACAATCAAATGTTGATGTGCTACCTAAGAGTGTGTCCATTCACCAAACCAATAGGTCACGATTGTGTAGTGGAGAAACGCGAGGACCAATGCTGCCCAATCATCACTTGCCCTGACG TTCCAGTAGAATTGGTTGATCACAAAAGCGATTCAAAGAATGAAATTGGCTTCGCTGAGAAATATGGCTGCTACATCGAGAACAAATTCTATCCCGAAGGAGCTCAA GTACCATCAAACCCTCACAAACCATGCGAACTTTGCTACTGCATCCGCAATAGGACTTCATGTTTAATGCAAGAGTGTACTCTACATGTTGATGGATGTCAGCCAATTTATAACCGCGGTGTCTGCTGTCCTGTTCGATATGATTGCG AACACGATTCAATCATCAGTGGCGGACCGTACCTGGAAGACTCCCACACTACCGTTCGTCCAACTGAAGGATTTATCTTGACCACGTTGCCATCAATTAAGGACAGTAGCAGTTGTGTCTATAACGATGAAACATTTGCTGATGGTGCTCTAATCCCAGACACAAAACCATGCGAACATTGCTACTGTATGAAGGGTGATATTGTGTGCGCTGTACAAGAATGTGCCATACCTATAGAGCATCCCAATGGAAAGAATTGTACATATTTGCCACCACCGGCAGGAGAGTGTTGTCCACAATCATATATTTGCCAAGATGATGACATTATTcataacatcctagatgagaAACATGATTTAGAATCATCCCATGTGGATGGTGCGATTACAACCGTAGCATCACTAGGTGCACAGGAAGAGGGCGGCGAGGAAACTGGAACAACTGAATCGAGTGGAGATTTGCATCATAAATTGCATGAAACTGTTTCGGAAGAAGATGTCCAACTTCAAGAGCATATTGATGACATAATTCAAACTAGCACTGTTAAATCGTCGGAACCTGAAGCCAACCAAGAAGGTGCTGAAGGCACAACAATTTCTTCAACTGGAAACATTAAATTTGCTCAAGAAGCCACAACACAACTTCCTGAATCCCAAACTCATCATGAGGAAGAGGGTGAACCCATCCATGAAGCCGAGCATCCATTAGATATAATCGACTCCACACAACGTCCAGTTGAAGACCTTGCAACGGAACAACCTATCAAATCGGAGCAAGGAATAGAACAAGAATTGACTCCAACCACAGATAGTTTAGAAAGTACTTATCTCACTCCAAATGAAATTGTTCCAATAATTATTCCTGGCGAAGGTGATTGTCTATACAACAATGTTACCTACAAGAACAACACAGAAGTTCCTAGCGTTACGAAGTGCGATGAACACTGCATCTGTCTTAGTAGCATCATTAAATGCAGAAAAGTTGAATGCGTTGTTGCTCTCGGAGCTAATTGCAGAGTTGTTGAAAGCAGCGATCCTGACGCTTGCTGTCCAACATATGAATGTGAGCAGGATGAACCCACTAAAGACCATGCAACCGAACAAGCAATCGATGAAGAGAAACCTGCCACAACTGTTTCTTCTTTGAGCTtagaacaggaagaaagtgcTACAGTTGGTGGTGAAGACTCCGAAAAGAAAGACCACATCGAAGGAGAACTTGCTCCAGGAGAATCTGCTCAACCAGGAGAATCACAATCCGAACACGAACTTTCCGAACCATTGCCAACCAAGATTGTTCCATCTGAAACAGTGGGCGCTCAAGATCAAGTAGAAGTAGAAGAACAACATGCTGAAAGTGGCCAAGCGCTAGAAGGAGGGCTAATCACAGATCATACTGAATCCAACCTTCAAGGTGCTGACGAACAAACCCCTATCACACATATTCAAGAACAAGAAAGCACAGATAGCCCTGCAATATTGAGCCCACAAATCCCTGAAGGCGAACAAGAACAAGGATTGCCACAAGGTGCTGGAAGTGACGAAAAAGAGGAAAGCGCTCATCCGGATCATACTGAAGCCAGCGAGCAATTGCACCCTGAACAGCCAGCCGAAGGTCATGAAGAAAATGCTAACCTCGAACCAGAATCTGCACAACCAACAGACTCTCCTCAGACTGAAAGCGCCCATCTTCCTACAATCGGCGTAGAATCTGAAGCAAAACCAGAATCACATACAGAATCTAGTGAAAGCATTATCGATCAAGAACCCGAAAAGGATATTTCTCAATCCCCCATTACTGAAATTAGCCCTGAAACACCAGAAACGTATTCAGAGGACTTAGGTCTCCAACAACCAACTACAGGCAAGCCGCCATTGATCCACTATCCTATTCCGGGAGAACAAGACGCTGAAAAGGAGCACGGCACGACCGAAAAGATCGTTGAACAAGAAATTGAACAAGCCGGACAGGAACAAAGTACAGAAGGCCAAATCGCTGGCAGTCAAGAGGCTGACTTAGATCGCAAACATGTTCGACCTGAAGATATTCCTGAAACTACCGATAGCGCTCCTAGCCCAGCTCTTGAATCAATGAGCCATGTTACAACTGTTTCTCCGGCTGGAAGTGACAAACCTCTTGAAGAACATGCAACTGACGACAAACTCTCTGGCGAGGAACTCCTGCCCCAAACACCATCTGTAGAGAAGGATCAAGCTGGAGCTATCCCAAGTGAATCCCCAGAGCAGTTAGCCGGACAAGAAGAACCACAAGAACAAGGCGGACAAGACCAACGCCTTGAGGGCTCGGGCGATGAGCAAATCCATCCTGATATTGCACAAATACCAGAAGAAGCTAAACCAGAGCAACCAGATTCAGATAAGGAATTGACCACCGATGAGCTTATGTCAGCCGTTTTAGATATTCTTAAAGCAACCGATGCTCCATTGGAAGAACAACCATTAACAACtgagaaaattttagaaaaaccAGCTGAAGAACTCGACGCTTCACTTGCCCCAGAAACTGAAGAAAGCAAACCGGCTGCTCCAGAACTTCCGATTGATGAACAAACTCACAAACCAATCGATCAATCACTTGAAGAGAAGCCTCAAGAAAGTGCGGAAAAAGAACCACTTCCTGCTGAAGGACAAGAGGAGCCCAAGCCTGAAATAGCAGAACCTAGTATTGATAAAGAACAGGCAAGTATGCAAGGCGAACTTCCTTCAGAAACTCCTGCCCCTAGCATCGAAGAGGCCGCTCATTCAACCGAAACTTCTGTTGACAAACAAGACCAGGAATTGGAACAACAAGAACCCGAAAAGCCACTAGAACATGGTCAAGTTCCAGAAGATATCAACATCCATCATCCAAGTGACGACAAAGATCATGTATTCAGCATGATGGTAGACAACTTTGAAGAAAAGACAACTGCCCAGCCAGAAATTGCTGTAGGTCAACCTGCTGAGGAACAACTTGCTGAAGGCCAATCTACTGAAAGTCAACTTTCTGAAGGTGAACTCGTTGAAAGTCAACCTGCTGAAAGTCTTCCCGTTGAAAGTCATCCCGCAGAAGGCCAATCTGCTGAAAGTCTACCTGAAGCAAGTCAACCTGCTGGAAGCTTACCTAGCGAAAGTCAACCCACTGAAACTCAACCTGGTGAAGGCCAACTTGCTGAAAGTCAACCCGCAGAAGGCCAATCTGTTGAGAGTCTACCTGCGGCCGGCCAAACCGATGAAACCCTTCCTAGCGAAGGTCAGTCTACTGAAAGCCTACCCGCTGACGGTCAATCAACTGAACGTCTACCTGCTGGAGATCATCCTGCTGAAAGTCAGCCCGCTGAAGGTCAATCTGCTGAAAGCCTACCCACCGAAGGTCAACCCGCTGAAAGTCAGCCCGCTGTGGATCAATCTACTGACAGTTTAGCCGCTGGAGGTCAACCTACCGAAAGCCAACCCGCTGAAAGTGAAGGCGTTCAAATTCCTGAGGCAGAACCCACTATTCCATCTGAAACAATAAACCAAATTATCGAAGATGCTGAACACCAAACCGAACTACCAGTAAAACATACAGAAATTGTTGGAACTATTAAGCCGGAAGGTGAATCCAGTACACAGCCTGGACAATCTGCAGAACAACCTGATAAAACAGGTGAACATCCATCCGACGATGAACGCAAAGAAGATATTGCGTCAGATCTCACAACAACTTCTTCAATATTAGCAGGAGCAGACAAACAAGGAGAGACACTAGAAACCGCCACAGAAATTCAAGGCGAACATCCAGGTCCATCTGAAGCAGTACACACAGGTGAACCATCTGAATCCGCAGAGAGTGGAACTCCATCGCCAGTTAttccagaaaaagaagacgagcactTAGGCAGCGACATAAATATCACTGAGGGATCTGTTTCAGCAGACGACAAACAAGAAGGATTAATTGAGCAAACAGAAGCCACCATCAAAATTGACGAACAGAAGGAACAACTTCCAGAAGAACATATTGCCACCGATCGTACTCCAATTGAGCAAGCTCAAGAAGAAAATCTTCCTACAGAGCATGTCCCAGAAGAGCACACAATTGCTACAGGTGATCAAACCTTAGAAGCACAAACACCAGCATCAGAACAACCTGCTCCAGCTATTGAAGAACATTCTCCTGCATTAGAAGAGCATGTACCAGCTCTAGAAGAACACACACCTGCGTCAGAAGAACATGCTCCAGCTATTGAAGACCAAACACCTGCACCAGTAGAACATGAACCTGCTTTAGAGGAACATACACCTGTTACAGAAGAACATGCCCCAACTATTGAGGAACATACTCCTGCATCAGAAGAACATGCACCTGCTCTAGAAGAACATACACCTGTACCAGAAGAACATGCACCAGCTCTTGAGGAACATACACCTGCATCAGAAGAGCTTGTTCCTGCTCTCGAAGAACACACTCCAGCTTCACAGGAAGAACCTCTGAAAGAAATTGACAGTGTCCCAACTTCACAACCAATTCCCGAAGAAAACGTTAACGCTATAGATGGATCACTTCCTGAAGAGCACGCAGCTGCTCCAGAGCAAGAAATTCCTGAAGAACAGACATCTGCACCAGCTGTACAAATTGCAGAAGAACATACGACTAGTTCACAAGAAGCCCACCCAGAAGGACCTGTTTCTATCCCAGCAGACAGCTTGCcggaatcacctgaagaactcgTCCCACAATCACATGTTAcggaatcacctgaagaactcaCTCCTGAAGCACATGTCACTGATGGTCAACTTTTAGAAGGTGTCACAAGTTCACCAGCTCCTGCTGCTTCTCTTCCAGATGAAACAAAACAAGAAGCACCTGAAAGTCATCCCGAACCAGGTCAATTACCTGAGAGTCAAACCGAAGCAGGACATCTACCAGAAAGTCACACAGAATTGGAACACCTTCCTGAAAGTCACACTGAATCAGAACAACTTCCAGAGAGCCAAACAGAAACAGGCCATCTACCAGAAACTCATTTAGGAGCTGAGCCAGAAAGCCATACTGAATCAGAGCAGGTTCCACAGAGCCCAGAAGAAGCAGTACATCTCCCAGAAAGCCATCTAGAGTCTGAACATCTCCCAGAAGGCCATACAGAATATGAACATCTTCCAGAAAGTCAAACCGAATTAGAACATTTGCCAGAAAGTCACACCGAATCTGAACATTTACCACAAAGTCATACCGAATCAGCGCATCTTCCTGAAAGTCATCCCGAATTGGAACAGCTCCCAGAAAGCCATACAGAATCTGCAGAGGCGCCTGAGGGTCACGTTGAACTAGGAAGTCTTCCAGAAGGCCATCCAGAAGAAGAACATCTTCCTGAAAGTCAAACAGAATTGGCCCACCTTCCAGAAAGCCATACTGAATCGGAACAACTTCCCGAAACTCATGCCGAAGATGCTGCTTCTCAAGGATCTCTTCCAGAGTCTGGATCTGAATTAGATGATACGCTTAAGGGCGAAATCTCCGAAAGCACAACATTATCTTCCTCAACAGCAGAAGAGGCTGCAAAACCAGCTCTTATTGATGAAgacttaaataaaattaaacaaccTGCTATTGGCCAAGAATCTGGTTTAGGCGAATCAACGACAGTGCAGTCAGTAGCCGACGAGAAAATTTCAACGGAACAAGCCATTCTTGAAGAAGCACACCCCGTCGCCCAAGAATCTGATGAAAGTGCCAAACCAGAAGAAGAAGCCGATCAACATCACATTAAAGACCACCTTGCAACTGAACAAGCACCCACAATTAAGCCTGATGTTGAAGAACACAAAACAGAATCTAGTCTAGCAATTGAAGAAGCAACTCACAAGGATATCTCAACTGACGGTTTGAGCCAAACAACCGAAGCTTATGAgagtctgaataaaacagaacatCACGGCGCAATTGATGCCGCTGCACCAGAACATCCTCAAGAACAAGAAAGTATCACACATGAACCTCAGACTACGCATTCAAGCCACCCGCACCATCCACACAAACCGCATTATCCAACCAGCGGAGAAACCCACGATGGCTTTGATCACGGAAGCCATCCAGCACACGGTCACCCAGGAAGCGGCCACTTTGGAGTGCCTGGAACAGACAGTCAACCAACTGAACCAGACTTTGGACCACTCCCAGGTCATTACCCATCATTCGGTGGTGATGAGGACTATACAGAAGAAGAGGACCCAAGCGCCTTTGGACCAGGAACTTGCCGATATGGAGGCAAACTCTTTGTATCTGCTCAACAAATTCCTCGAGATGATCCATGCGATTTCTGCTTCTGCTTCCGAAGTGATATCATCTGTTTGCAACAGTCATGTCCACCACCAATTTCGGGCTGCCATGAAGAACCTATTTCTGGTTTCTGTTGTCCACGATATGAATGTCCTGTTTTAATGGGCGGAGTACTTAATTTaaccacaacaacaacaaccacaaccactgtcccacctctcgcacaACACCGTCCTAGTGAACTGATTAAGAGGACCGGCTGCTACATTGGTGGTCAATCGTACAAGGTTGGAGAAGCTATCGACTCGGCTAGTGGACCTTGCATTCAATGCTC ttgTGGCGGAGATGGGCAGATGAAATGTGAACCGAAAGTGTGCACACCCGAGCCCATGCTACGACAAATGATAGCTGTGGTCGCCTCTCGTCGGAGGTGA